In Aureibaculum algae, the following are encoded in one genomic region:
- a CDS encoding DUF58 domain-containing protein: MNLFKNLYIHQRFFVYISIIAALFLVSFWVDLLYQVAWLFVLGLAVLFLFDAFVLFRFKNGIKARRILPDKFSNSDENPVPVTIENKYPIKIFLKVIDELPKQFQKRDFELNTEIATKQSHNFEYQVRPVERGEYNFGNLNLFVSSSLQMVARRYRFDAEQMVAVYPSYIQMRKYEFLALSNKLTEFGLKKIRRIGHTMEFEQIKNYVAGDDVRTINWKATAKRAQLMVNQYQDEKSQPIYSIVDTGRVMKMPFEELKLLDYAINSTLALSNIALLKNDKAGLLTFSKKLEKLIPASNKRTHINVINEALYNVDTKFTDSDFGYLYATIKRKINQRSLLILYTNFEHISSLHRQLPFLKAISRQHLLVTVFFENTELDDLISENVEDLQSIYHKTIAEKFAYEKRLIVKELENRGIHAILTKPQNLSVNVINKYLEFKAKGLI; this comes from the coding sequence ATCAATCTTTTCAAAAACTTGTACATTCATCAACGCTTTTTTGTGTATATAAGCATTATAGCAGCCCTTTTTTTGGTTTCTTTTTGGGTGGACTTATTATATCAAGTAGCTTGGTTATTTGTATTGGGCTTAGCAGTGTTATTCTTATTTGATGCTTTTGTTTTATTTCGTTTTAAAAACGGAATTAAAGCCAGACGTATTTTACCAGATAAATTTTCTAATTCTGATGAAAACCCAGTCCCAGTTACTATTGAAAATAAATATCCTATAAAAATATTTTTAAAAGTTATAGATGAGTTGCCCAAGCAATTTCAAAAAAGAGATTTTGAACTTAATACCGAGATTGCTACAAAGCAATCTCATAATTTTGAATATCAAGTGCGACCTGTAGAACGAGGTGAATATAATTTTGGGAACTTAAATTTATTTGTTTCCTCTTCTTTGCAAATGGTAGCTAGGCGTTACCGATTTGATGCTGAACAAATGGTGGCTGTATATCCGTCGTATATTCAAATGCGTAAATATGAATTTTTAGCATTGAGTAATAAATTAACAGAATTTGGACTTAAAAAAATACGTCGAATAGGGCATACGATGGAGTTTGAACAGATTAAAAATTATGTTGCTGGTGATGATGTAAGAACTATAAACTGGAAAGCAACGGCGAAGCGAGCTCAATTGATGGTGAATCAATATCAAGATGAAAAGTCACAACCTATTTATTCGATTGTGGATACAGGGCGGGTTATGAAAATGCCTTTTGAGGAATTGAAATTATTAGATTACGCCATAAATTCAACGTTGGCGTTATCAAATATTGCCTTGTTAAAAAATGACAAAGCAGGCCTGCTTACCTTTTCAAAAAAGTTGGAGAAACTGATTCCCGCTAGTAATAAACGGACTCATATTAATGTTATAAATGAAGCTCTTTATAATGTAGATACTAAATTTACAGATTCTGACTTTGGTTATTTATATGCAACTATTAAAAGGAAAATAAATCAACGTAGTCTCTTAATTCTCTATACTAATTTTGAACACATTTCTTCCTTGCATAGACAATTACCATTTTTAAAAGCAATTTCGAGACAACACTTATTGGTGACAGTATTTTTTGAAAATACAGAATTGGATGATCTAATATCTGAAAATGTAGAAGATTTACAAAGTATTTATCATAAAACAATAGCAGAAAAATTTGCTTACGAAAAACGTTTAATCGTAAAAGAATTAGAAAATAGAGGAATACATGCTATTCTTACAAAACCTCAAAACTTAAGCGTTAATGTAATTAATAAGTATCTAGAATTTAAGGCTAAAGGACTTATTTAA